The DNA region TTTTTATATATGATTAAAATAAAAAAAATTATAAATGAATGGCTATAATAATATTTTATATATGTTATAATTAATAATATTTTATTTTGGATTAATTATGTTAAAGAGATTAATATTTATAATTTTATCTTTAAATATTTTGTGTTTAAATAATTTATATTCTCAGGACTATAATGAAGAAGAGCAAAATCCTCCTATAGATATTCCTATTATTAAGGCTATTGCTGAAGATGATATTAATACTTTAAAAAATATTATAAATAGCGGTGAAGATTTAGAGATTAGAGATGAGCAGGGCAATACTCCTTTAATATGGGCGGCACTTTATGGAAATGTTGATATAGTAAGAGAGCTTATTAATGCTAATGTAAATATTAATAATACTAACAATTTTGGAAATACTGCTTTGATGGGTGCTGTGCTTGAGGGGCATTATTCTACAATTAAACTTTTATTAGATAATAAAGCAAACATTAATACAACAAACAATGATGGCTGGTCTGCTTTAATGTGGTCTTCTGTGAGGGGGAATATTGATATTTTTAATTTGCTTATAGAATATGGTGCTGATATTAATGTTGCTGATAAGAATGGTAATACTCCTTTGATGATAGCTTCTGATTCTGCTTATATAGAGATTGTTGAAAGGCTTATAATGTTAAAAGTTGATGTGAATCAGGCAAATGGTTTGGGAGATAATGCTTTACTTATGGCTTCTATATCTGGAAATGTTGATATTGTGAGGAAGTTAATTGCTGCTGGGGCTAATGTTCATTTTAGAGGTTCTAATGGAATTACTGCTATAATTTATGCTTCTAGGTTTGGAAGATTAGACATAGTAAAAGAGCTTATAAAAAGTAAAAGTGATGTAAATGTTGCTGCTTCTGACGGTACTACTCCTTTAATTGCTGCTTCTATAGACGGATATACTGATGTAATAAAAGAACTATTAAGAAAAAAAGCTGATGTTAATAAAACTAACAATTCTGGATATAATGCTTTAATTATAGCTTCAATAGAAAATCATATTGATATAGTAAAAGAGCTTTTAGTATACAAAGCTGATATTAATGCTGTTACAGAAGAGGGTTATACTGCTTTGATGGGGGCTTCTGCTGCAGGAAATTTGGATATTGTTAAGATATTAGTTGATTCTGGTGCTGATATTAATTACAAATCAAAGGCAGGAGAGACTGCTTCAGATATTGCTAAGAGGAAGAGTCATTTAGAAGTATATGAGTTTTTAAGCAATATTTCTAAATAAAATTAAAAAAACTTTACTTTTATTTGTTTTTAGTAAAAAATATTTACTTTTACTTGACATTTAATTTACAATTTGCTATAATAAATAATGTCCTTCATTGATATACATAATTAAAAAAAGGAGATTATTTATGAAAAAGCTATTTCTTCTAATTTTTTCATTATTTTTAATTGGTTCATATAGTATTTTTGCTGCCGATTTTGGAATTGGTATAGTAGTTCCTCTTGGGGCTTCTATATCACAAAGTTCAATAACTCATAAAGCGGGTGTTGATACTAAAAATGGTGCTTTAAGTACATCTGGTGCTTTTGAATGGGGGCTTGGTATTACTCCTGGTTTTTATAAGGATTTTGATGATTATATGGGCTTTTCTTTGGCATTAGATTTAGCTTATCATAGAGATGTTTTTGCATACAAAGAAAGTGTGGCTACAGGAAATAATTCTTATTCTACTGTTAATACTTCTTATAATTTTGATACTATATCTATTGGACTTCTTCCTAAGTTTAATATAGCAAGATTTTTTATAGGGATTGGAGGAGGAGTTAAGATTCCTCTTGCTTCGAGTGAAACTACTAAAACATATAACGAACAAACTCAGCAATTAGTAGATGCCAATAATAAATATAATTTTGATAGTACAAAAAATAAATTTGATATGTTTGTAATACCTTATATAAAGCTTACTGTTGATTATTTATTTTTCTTTAATAAAGAAGCTGCATTCGGACTTGGAATATATGCAGGATATGATTTTGGTCCTTCATTTAAGGCAGATGATAGATTTAGCAAAAAGTCTTTGGGTGCTTTTGATATAGGTGCACAAATAAGTCTTTATTTTGTAGATAATTAATCCCCTCTATATAAAATTTTATAAAAAATGATTTAATGTTTTAAGGTGTGTGCAATAAAAATGCATGCACCTTTTTATTGATATTTATTAATTTTTATATTATTATATTTTATAATTTAATAGTGTTTAGCTGTGTAATAATGAAAAATTATAATGTAAATAATTTAATATATTTTGTTAATAGTTCTTTCAAAAATAAATCATATAATTTAACACTAAAACTATTAGAAGAATTAATTAAGAGAGATAAAACTTTTTATAAAGCATATTGTTTATTAGGATATATTATTTTTATAAAGTCAGAAAATAATAAAAAAAAATTAAAACAAGCAATTAAGTATTTTGATATATCTATAAAGCTTCAGAAATATTATCCATTATCATATTATTATAAAATTAAGTCAAAAAAGAAATTAATGAAAATTAATGGTAAAGAAGTTTCTAAAATTAAAAAAGAAATAAAATCAGATATTGCTCAATTAAAAAAACTTGCAAATAATTATTTAATAAAAAATTTAATAAAAAATTTCTTAAAAAATCCATTATATTATCAAAATAAAAAAACTTTAATATTAAAAAATATTGAAGAGATAAAAGATTATATGATAGATTTTAATAATCAAAAAGTTAAATATGATTATTCTGATATTATAGAAAATTATAATTATTTTATAGAAACAAACAATAATATGGAATATGATTTATATAATTTGAGAGGTTTTATTAAATTCAATTTAAATATATATGATGAAGCTTTAGAAGATTTCAATATTTCAATAAGTAAATATTCGTATGGCTATTATAATAGGGCAAAACTTAAATACAGATTAAAAGAATATAATGAAGCTTTAAATGATTTTAAAGAAGCTAAAAAAATATTTATGAGAGAATCTTCTTCAGATGTTGTAGATAGAATAAAATGCGACCACTATATTGCTTGGTGTAATTATGAATTAAATAATACGGATATTCTTTTTGATGATATAGAAGTTGATTATAAAGATGATTCTTTAGCTTATTATAACATAGCAAAATTAAAACTTCAGTTAAATAAATATGATGAGGCTTATAAATATTTTTCTAAAATAGATGAAAATTGCAAAAATTACAAAAAAGTAAAATATTATATTGCAGTGTGTAAATATAAAATTGATAATAATTATGATGATATAGACTTTTTAGAAAATATTTTAAAATTAATCTCTATTTATAAAAAAGAGAACGATTTTGGGAGTGTGAAGAATTTTAGCAATGAAATTTTAGAGCATATTGAAAGATTTGATAAAAACTCTTTTAATTATAATTATTATAAGGTTTTAGCATTATATCATATTTATGAAATTGGAAATTATAATAAAAAATTAAAAAAGCAATTAACGGATATTTTAAAAAGTATACTTATGATGATAAAAGATAAAAAAAGAGAATATTATATAATAAAAAAAATGTTGACGGATTTACAAAGATATGGCATCTGAAAATAAAGATATTAGTTATAATAGTTTAAAATACAATAAAAAAATATTATACCTTCATTAGATAATATAAAAAATAGTAATAAAAATATTTATATTGTAGAAAGTATTTCTGGAAGGGAAAAAGAAAAAAATAAAGATTATAAGATAAGAAAAATATTATTAAAAGATATAGATACATTTGATTATGATATAAAAAATACAAATAAAAAAGAAACTAAAATAGATAAAAAAGCTATTTACGATACTATTTCAAATATTAAAGGATTTTATTTTTTGAGTTTAGATGCTTTTATAGAATATTATAATTTTACTACAAATAAAAAGATAGAAACACAAAATGATATAAATAAAATAAAAGGCTATCTTAAGCAAAAAGCTTATAGAAAAAAAATACTTCCTGCATATAAATTAAAGAGTAAAGAAAATGATAATTACTCTTATTTTTATATACTTGAAGAATTGGATATACTTGATTTTTTAGTTGATAATCTTGAGTTTGGTACAGATATAAGAGAGATATTGTATGATATAGATTTAGATTATGTTGATTTTATAGAGAAGAAAATTAAAGCTTTAGTTAAACAGATAAAAAAAATTAATAAAAAGTATAATGATAAAATATATTATGATTATAAATTGTATTATATGCCATTTTTTATCTATGATTATTTTAAACAAAAAAAGATTAACCAAAAAGACTATTGTAAACTTTTAGAGATTTATAAAAAAGAATATGAATCTTTAATAAAAAAAGAAGATGAAAAATATTTTTATTATGATGAGGAAGTAGAAAATAAAAAAAGTTATTATGATATAGATTTATTGAAAAGATATGATGGTTTTGTATATGATTATGATTTTAAAGAGTATATTAATTTACATTATAAACTTATAGATTATCAAATAGAATATAAAAGATATTTAAAAAATTATACTGATTTTTTTAGCAGTCAAATAATAGTATTTTTATATTTTTTAGGACATATTTCTAGGGCTGATTTTTTGGGTTTAAGAAAAAAGATAAAAGATTTAGAATATATGAGTTTGCCTTTAAAAAAAGATAATATATATTTAGAAGAAGATGAAGAGAATATAATATTTGAAGTATCATCTGATAATAATTTTAATAGAGTTTTAGTAGATTATATAGAGCTATATAATTTTACAAAACTTTATTATAATGAAGATATAAAACTTTCATATGATAAAAACAATTAAATTAATCTTAAAGTCCAGCAAATTTAAAAAAATTTTGAAGTATTAAAATAAAAATTATACTCCAAATGCTAAATATTTGTCATGTGTTATTATCTAACCATACTGATATATAAAGGAGTATAAATATGAGCAAAAAACCAAATCATAATGCGGATATTTCAAATCCAAACAAAGGTACACCTGGAACCAATATTACTTATGACAAAAATCAGGGTAATAGAGGAAAACAGATGAACCCTAATCAGAAGAAATAATTAAGTAAAATTTATTTCTTCAGGCTGCCTCAAATTACTTATTAGTTTGGGGCGGCTTAAAGTTTAGAAATTATTATGTAAAAAATTTATATGTAATGATGGTTAGGTGAAAAGAAAAATTAATATTTATAATAAGGAGATTATATAATGAATTTATTTATTGATTTACATAGAAAAAGTGCAAAAGAAGCTAGAAGGTATTTCACAAGTTTATTAATGATGTTATGTATATTAAAACTATTATTTGGTGATAATTTAAGCATTAATATAGAAATAGTATTTGGAAGGGGGCTTCACAGTGAAAATAAAAGACCTGTTTTGAAATATGTTATTTTAAGACAAGCTGAAAAATATAAATATTTCGGATATGAGTACAAACTAAATAAAAAAACAGCTAATGGTTCTATGATTATAACTTTTTAATTTTGTGCGAATAAGGTAAGTGTAAAATGGCAAGAAGAGATGAAAACAATAATATAGATAAAAATGCCAAAAGAAATATAAATGCTTTTGATGTGTATTATTTTATAAAGAATAAAAAATATGCTTTGCCAAAATATTCATTTATTTTGAAAAGCAAAAAAAGATTAATATCTATAGGAGAATTTTTAAAACTTTTAGAAAATAACAATATAAAAAATATGAGTATTAATTTACTTAGGGAATGGGACAATAAAGAGCTTCTTCCTGCATATAGAGTTGAGAGGGGAATGATTAGAACAGAAAGCAGATACTACATAATGGAGCATCTTGATATTGTAAAAGAAATAGTGAAATTAAAATCTTATGGGCTTGAAATAAGAGAGATAGAAAAGGTTGTTTTTGAAAATAAATCTTTTGAAATACTTTTCTTGTCAAAATTAATAAAAAATAAGGAGCTGCTTATGAAGATGAAATACATTGTAAAAAACATAAAACATATAGAAGATGAATTAGTAAGTTCTATATGCAATGAAGTAAAAAATATATTTAACATTAATGATGATGATTTTAAAGAAACTTTTAATGATAAGTATTTAAACACTATATTAAATGATTATAAAAGCAGCAATTTAAATTCTGATGAATTAAGTGTATTGTTATTATCTTTAATACTTTTGAGTTTATACAATTCTTATGACAATAATTCTTTTGACAGGAAAAAATTCTCCAAACAATTTTACAGCATCATAAGTGGAAATAAAACTAATACCTCACCATAGTGATATATGTGCTTTATATATCATTTATGTTGATTAAAGTATGAAAGTGAATATATTATTTTTTAAAAAATCTATTTTGGCATAATATTAGGAAAATCTAAATTCCTATTATTTATAAATTTTATTTTAAGGAGATAAAAAATGAAAAAGTTTATTGTTCTCATGTTTGTTGTGGCATTATTTGCTACTTCATGTATATCACAGCATAGACACGTAGTTGGTAATGGACCTCAAACTGGTGTAAAAGTAGAGAGAAAGCAGTGGTATGCTTTATGGGGATTAGTTCCTGTTGGTTTTGTAGACACTAAAGAATTGGCAGGCGATGCAAAAGATTATGAGATATATACTAGACAAAATGCTGGAGACTTTTTCTTAAATCTTTTAACAGGTATAGTTACTTTCCAAAGCAGAACAGTAACAGTTACTAAATAAAATTTAATTATTCATGGACTATTATAAAAAAAATTATGATAGTCCTAATTATTGATTTAGGTAAGTATTTATGAGAAAAAATATTTTTTATTTATTATTAATATTGTTATTATTAAGCTGCAATAAAAAAGAGAATATAAACGAGTCTTATAATAATGATGCAGTAAGTGATGCAGATTTCTTTTCTAACAAAGAAATTAATTTTAAGAAATTAGAGTTAGGAAGTGATATTTCTACTAATGAAATATATTTTATTACAAATGCTTCTGTAAGTTTTATTCCTCCAATAAACTCTATTAAATTGACAGATAAAGATAGAGATGATATAATCTCCAAAACAGGTTATGGAAAAGGTTATTTTGATGTTGATAGTATGTTTATAGATGAGAAAGTAAAAATAACATGTTTAGCAGGCTATACTAAAAAAGAAGGAGGTAATATCAATTCTTTAATTTCTTTTATAAGAAAGATGAATAATGGAGATAATTTTACAGAAGAATATTATACTATTAATGGCAAAAAAAATATTCAGTTTAAAATTAACATGAACAATGCTACTAGCATACTTTATATAATCTTTGAATCTAATAATGGCTATTATTTCATATTAAATTATACGTTTCCTGTTTCCTATTTGGAAGATTCTTTAATTAGAATAGCAAATTCTCTAAATAGTGTTAATTTCAGTTTTTAAGAGTTATATTTTTTATGAGATTAAAATTCTTTTTTTAATATTTTTATTTCTTTCATTATCTTTGTATACTCAAGATAATGAAGCCATGGATTTAAATACAAAGGAGGTAAAATCTAAATGGTCATTTAATCCTTTTAGGCTTTATGATACTGATAAATATTTATATGGTTGGTTAGACCCTTATGTTTATAATAGTAAATATTGGTTGGGGGATATATTTAATATAGAGGCTATGTATGAAAACCCTAATTATCATTTTGAGAATATGGCTTTTTTTCATCAGCCTACTTTAGGTTCAGAAATATATCCAATAGCATTCAATTATAAAGATAAACATAGATTTAGAATTGGTGTTGGTTTTCTTACACAGTTTTTTTTATCTGTTTATAAACCTTATAGCAGTGTTTTGTATGGAGAGAGTTTGTTCTTTGGTACATATATGCAAGTAGAGCTATATTTTGATTATATATATAATGATACATTAAGATTTAGGTTTACTCCTGTTCGTCATATATGCACTCATATAGCTGGAGATATACTTGGAGATGATAAACTTTATAATAGAGATAAAGAAGAGTTTAGAGATTCTAGTATAGAGCTTATGAATTTTTCTCTTAACTATAAATATGGATATTTTAGTTTTTATGGCGGATTTTCTTTTGCTATGACAGGTTTTTATGAATCAAACTTTATAAATCTATTTAGTATATATTATGGTACTGACTTTAGATATCCTTTGTGGGGTGAGATAAGTTTAATAACTGGTTTTTATTTGGGTCTTGATTATGATAGAATCAATACTGTTGAAAGAACAATAAATGGTTATAATATTTTAGATAGCTATGATAAATTATATCCGTCTATAGTTTTAGGTATTGGAGTTGAAATTTATAGATTTACCATAGGGTTAAAATATGAGTATATGCGTTCTAGGCAATTATATGCCTACAGAAGCATGGAAAGTAAATTAGGTATTGAGGTTACATTGTTTTTTTAATCGATAATAAAGATTAGAATAGATAAAACTAAAAATAAATTTGATTTTTTATAAAAAAGTATGGAAATTATTTTTTAAATAGTTGATTTTTATTTTGTTATAATATAAAATATACGCGTAAAATTTGATATCAGATTTTTACCAAATTATAAAGATTGGAGAAATCTATGATTCAATTATTACCTATTCTTCTTTTATCCGCATTTTTTATCGGATGCGGTCAACAGCCTTACACTAATTTAGAAAACACCCCAAAAGCTAAAAACGTTATAGTACTAATTGCAGACGGACAAAGCTCTGATGTAATCACATACTCAAGATGGTTTAAAGGCGGCGATTCATTAGCAATAGATGAGATGTTAAGCGGAGCAGTGAGAACTCATAATGCTGATTCTCCTATAGCCGATTCAGCACCTGCAGGTACAGCTTTAGCTACAGGCTATAAATCATCTTATCAGCAGTTTATAGGTATACTTCCAGATGAAGCTATACTTCCTAATTCATCAATACCTACAGAAGCAAGAGCTCCTATAGCAAATGTGTTGGAGGCAGCTCAGCTTCTTGGTAAATCTACAGGAGTAATTTCTACTTCAGAAATTATGCATGCCACTCCTGCAGCTTTTTCTGCTCATGACATCACTAGAAAAGATTATGACGACTTAAGCGAACAGCAAGTGTTTCAAGATATAGATGTTATATTAGGAGGAGGGTATAAGTTTTTTACTAAAGAGGCTAGAAAAGACGGAAAAGATCTAATATCAGAAATAACTAATTTAGGCTATTCTCTAATTAGAACTTCAGATGAATTGGATTCTTTTAGAGGTGATAAAGTTGTAGGACTTTTTGCTGATGCAGATTTAGCTTATGAGATAGACAGAGAAGAGACAACTCAGCCTTCATTAGCTCAAATGACTTCAAAGGCTATAGATATACTTTCTAAAAATGACAAAGGTTTCTTCTTGATTGTAGAGGCTTCAAAAGTTGACTGGGCAGCTCATGCTAATGACCCTGTTGGATTAGTTTCTGATACTTTAGCTTATGTTGATGCTGTAAAAGCTGCATTAGATTTTGCTAAAAAAGATAATAATACTATGGTTATAGCTGTAACTGACCATGGAAACAGCGGTTTTACTATGGGTAATTATGATACTTCTTCAGATTATCACAAAAGAACATTAGAAAGTTTTATAGAGCCTGTAAAAAAAGCTTCTCGTTCTGCTGAGTATGTGGCAAGAAAAATAGAAGCTGGAGAAGATATAAAAATAGCTATGCAAAAATATTATGCTATAGATGATATGACAGAAGAAGAGGTTAATTCTCTTAGAGGAAAAACAGGCGATGATTTACATTATGCTATAGGACCAATATTAGCAAAAAGAGCTTATTTAGGTTTCAGCACACATGGTCATACTGGAGAAGATGTTCCTCTATATACATATTTGCCAAACAACAAAAGAATTATAGGACTTATAGATAATACTGATATAGCTAAAAATATTGCCTCTGCTATGGAAATAAATTTAGATGAATCTACAAAAAAATTATTTATGAGTGAAGATGAATTAAAAAAGGCAGGTGTGGAATTAACATCAGACGGTAATATACTTACTATGCATATTGGAGATAAAACTGCTCAAATAATGAAAAATAGAAATATAATAATTGTAAATGGAGAGAGAAAAACTTTAGACGGTGTAGTTGTTTACAATGAATCTAAATGGTATTTCCCTTCTCAGGTTTTAGATATATTAAAATAATATTATTTAATGTTTTAGAGAGCGTAGGTATTTTTTAATGCTTACGCTTTTTTTAATTATATTTCATTATTCTTTAATTTTCTTATCATAGTGAAATAAATTAGATATATTATCACAGTTGATATTAATATATCTAAGCCAAATATCAATGTTATATTTAATAATGTTATTTCATATACACCTTTTAAATATAAAATAAAATATGGAATATTAAAGAAAGTATTAACTAAAAAAGATTGTAATAGCATATATTTTATTTGACCTATTGCATATAATAAACTTGAAATGATGGTGTAGTATGCATAGCATATATAAAAAGGAAAAAGTATCATAATCAAGTTCATAACCGATTCAAGATTTTGAGCATTCATTATATATTTTATAAAATATTTATAAGTTGGTATTAAAGCAATCCATATTAACACAAATATAGTAGTTAATAATACATAAGGTTTTAAGCTTCTATTATGCTTTTTTGAT from Brachyspira pilosicoli P43/6/78 includes:
- a CDS encoding ankyrin repeat domain-containing protein, coding for MLKRLIFIILSLNILCLNNLYSQDYNEEEQNPPIDIPIIKAIAEDDINTLKNIINSGEDLEIRDEQGNTPLIWAALYGNVDIVRELINANVNINNTNNFGNTALMGAVLEGHYSTIKLLLDNKANINTTNNDGWSALMWSSVRGNIDIFNLLIEYGADINVADKNGNTPLMIASDSAYIEIVERLIMLKVDVNQANGLGDNALLMASISGNVDIVRKLIAAGANVHFRGSNGITAIIYASRFGRLDIVKELIKSKSDVNVAASDGTTPLIAASIDGYTDVIKELLRKKADVNKTNNSGYNALIIASIENHIDIVKELLVYKADINAVTEEGYTALMGASAAGNLDIVKILVDSGADINYKSKAGETASDIAKRKSHLEVYEFLSNISK
- a CDS encoding outer membrane beta-barrel protein; this translates as MKKLFLLIFSLFLIGSYSIFAADFGIGIVVPLGASISQSSITHKAGVDTKNGALSTSGAFEWGLGITPGFYKDFDDYMGFSLALDLAYHRDVFAYKESVATGNNSYSTVNTSYNFDTISIGLLPKFNIARFFIGIGGGVKIPLASSETTKTYNEQTQQLVDANNKYNFDSTKNKFDMFVIPYIKLTVDYLFFFNKEAAFGLGIYAGYDFGPSFKADDRFSKKSLGAFDIGAQISLYFVDN
- a CDS encoding tetratricopeptide repeat protein, whose translation is MKNYNVNNLIYFVNSSFKNKSYNLTLKLLEELIKRDKTFYKAYCLLGYIIFIKSENNKKKLKQAIKYFDISIKLQKYYPLSYYYKIKSKKKLMKINGKEVSKIKKEIKSDIAQLKKLANNYLIKNLIKNFLKNPLYYQNKKTLILKNIEEIKDYMIDFNNQKVKYDYSDIIENYNYFIETNNNMEYDLYNLRGFIKFNLNIYDEALEDFNISISKYSYGYYNRAKLKYRLKEYNEALNDFKEAKKIFMRESSSDVVDRIKCDHYIAWCNYELNNTDILFDDIEVDYKDDSLAYYNIAKLKLQLNKYDEAYKYFSKIDENCKNYKKVKYYIAVCKYKIDNNYDDIDFLENILKLISIYKKENDFGSVKNFSNEILEHIERFDKNSFNYNYYKVLALYHIYEIGNYNKKLKKQLTDILKSILMMIKDKKREYYIIKKMLTDLQRYGI
- a CDS encoding MerR family transcriptional regulator — encoded protein: MARRDENNNIDKNAKRNINAFDVYYFIKNKKYALPKYSFILKSKKRLISIGEFLKLLENNNIKNMSINLLREWDNKELLPAYRVERGMIRTESRYYIMEHLDIVKEIVKLKSYGLEIREIEKVVFENKSFEILFLSKLIKNKELLMKMKYIVKNIKHIEDELVSSICNEVKNIFNINDDDFKETFNDKYLNTILNDYKSSNLNSDELSVLLLSLILLSLYNSYDNNSFDRKKFSKQFYSIISGNKTNTSP
- a CDS encoding Bor/Iss family lipoprotein → MKKFIVLMFVVALFATSCISQHRHVVGNGPQTGVKVERKQWYALWGLVPVGFVDTKELAGDAKDYEIYTRQNAGDFFLNLLTGIVTFQSRTVTVTK
- a CDS encoding alkaline phosphatase — encoded protein: MIQLLPILLLSAFFIGCGQQPYTNLENTPKAKNVIVLIADGQSSDVITYSRWFKGGDSLAIDEMLSGAVRTHNADSPIADSAPAGTALATGYKSSYQQFIGILPDEAILPNSSIPTEARAPIANVLEAAQLLGKSTGVISTSEIMHATPAAFSAHDITRKDYDDLSEQQVFQDIDVILGGGYKFFTKEARKDGKDLISEITNLGYSLIRTSDELDSFRGDKVVGLFADADLAYEIDREETTQPSLAQMTSKAIDILSKNDKGFFLIVEASKVDWAAHANDPVGLVSDTLAYVDAVKAALDFAKKDNNTMVIAVTDHGNSGFTMGNYDTSSDYHKRTLESFIEPVKKASRSAEYVARKIEAGEDIKIAMQKYYAIDDMTEEEVNSLRGKTGDDLHYAIGPILAKRAYLGFSTHGHTGEDVPLYTYLPNNKRIIGLIDNTDIAKNIASAMEINLDESTKKLFMSEDELKKAGVELTSDGNILTMHIGDKTAQIMKNRNIIIVNGERKTLDGVVVYNESKWYFPSQVLDILK